In one window of Dictyoglomus sp. NZ13-RE01 DNA:
- a CDS encoding aminopeptidase: protein MGIEKIQKRLIEEEKDVLLVTNIKNIRYLTGFSGSTALLLVEPENSFILLDSRYTEQAKEEIYKNIEIVHINSNRTYYDFILERKNKKGWKRFCFEGRHLSYSDWVKWKDLLDDCELISTEDWIEDLRAVKTEEEIEKIKRALDIAEKALEKVLTLIKPKIKEKDVALELEYQMIKLGAEKPAFDTIVASGYRSAMPHGVASNKEILPQEFIVLDFGACYQGYNSDITRTVYLGTPQEDELLYYNIVLEAQKRAEEVVKEGLELKFVDGVARSIIEENGYGEYFGHGLGHGVGLDIHEKPRLAPKVEGFLKESMVVTIEPGIYFPKKFGIRIEDMIVVRKEKGEVLNKFPKELIIL, encoded by the coding sequence ATGGGGATTGAAAAAATTCAGAAAAGATTAATCGAGGAAGAAAAAGATGTTCTGTTAGTAACTAATATAAAAAATATAAGGTATCTAACTGGATTCTCAGGCTCCACAGCACTTCTTTTAGTGGAGCCTGAGAATTCCTTTATCCTATTAGATTCGAGATATACTGAACAGGCAAAAGAAGAAATTTATAAAAATATAGAGATAGTGCATATAAATTCTAACAGAACATACTATGATTTTATTTTAGAAAGAAAAAATAAAAAGGGATGGAAAAGATTCTGTTTTGAGGGAAGACACCTATCTTATAGTGATTGGGTAAAGTGGAAAGATCTATTAGATGATTGTGAGTTAATCTCAACAGAGGATTGGATTGAAGACTTAAGAGCTGTTAAAACTGAGGAAGAAATAGAAAAAATAAAGAGGGCTTTAGATATTGCTGAAAAAGCTTTAGAAAAAGTTCTTACTTTAATAAAACCAAAAATAAAAGAAAAGGATGTTGCTTTAGAGTTAGAGTATCAAATGATAAAATTGGGAGCGGAAAAGCCAGCATTTGATACAATTGTTGCCTCAGGATATAGATCCGCAATGCCTCATGGGGTAGCAAGTAATAAAGAAATCTTACCTCAGGAATTTATAGTGTTAGATTTTGGGGCTTGCTATCAAGGATATAATTCTGATATAACAAGAACAGTTTATTTAGGTACTCCACAAGAAGATGAACTTTTGTATTATAATATAGTTTTGGAGGCACAAAAAAGAGCGGAAGAGGTTGTAAAGGAAGGTTTGGAACTAAAGTTTGTTGATGGTGTTGCAAGGAGTATAATTGAAGAGAATGGCTATGGTGAATATTTTGGACATGGTTTGGGACATGGAGTAGGGCTTGATATCCATGAAAAGCCAAGACTTGCTCCTAAAGTAGAGGGATTTCTGAAAGAAAGTATGGTGGTAACTATTGAGCCGGGAATATATTTCCCTAAGAAGTTTGGTATTAGAATAGAAGATATGATAGTAGTAAGAAAGGAAAAAGGGGAAGTTTTGAATAAATTCCCCAAAGAATTAATTATACTATAG